Genomic window (Pyrus communis chromosome 13, drPyrComm1.1, whole genome shotgun sequence):
ACCAACATTGGTCACTGTCTTTGCCATTGAAAAAAGTTCTCCTATCACTTGGTACAATACTTTAAGTTTAAGGTAAACTCTTTGACACATGTAAAAGGGTTTACATGATCCTTCATTATGAGAGTTGATAGacttgataattttttatatgatCCGTTAATACGATACAAAAATGACATAAAATAAACGATTTCGGGTCAATATGATAATTAATCGGGTTGTTATCTAGTCACCCGTAAAAGACCTGTTAATAACAAGTCCTTAACGGGGTTACACCCAAGTAACCCATTTCAacccattaagaaaaaaattattttgatgattttaaagttaaactactgaaaaaaacttactataaataCAGTAGTCATAAAGTCATagtgtatatattgtatattaaatatgtattattgtattattattattgttattattctatataagtttttaaaaaattaagttttatttatttatttttatcataaGAGTTTCTTATTATCATTATTGAGATAAAATTTACTTGACTTGtagtccaaaattaaaatcaactagtattgtatattttttgtcaaaactaatATTGTAAACGACCTAACAAagattttttctctctctctctctctcatacaaTCATACTCATGCATATTATACCCTCTTAAAAGTGAGATTAAAGCattataaaaacattaaaaaataaaaatatcaaagtaatttaaaattaccaaacacattaaaaaaaattataataactaaTTTATAAGTGCGAATACTAAGCTTtttcattaggctcttattttgggaTATGGAAGTGATGATGTGGTATGTATATAGCCATATAGTATtaagtttttcatttgattatttatttgtttaaatatattttatttaacaGGTAACGAGTCAGGTCATATTATCCATTAACATTAACGTGTCGAGTTCAGGTCATGTCATATTACTCGTTCAttttaacaggtgttacacaaCAAGATCCGTTAATATATTGAGTACGACACGAAAACGATACGCACACAAGAAATACAACATAAATGCCAGGCCTAAGAGTTGAGCTTGTTATTTTGAAACAACGTGGAAGGTTAGATATATAGGCATCACCTTATTTATCACAGTTAGATAaatttgaatttcgagattcgtCTAGTAGATAGGCACAAAtcttaaaattcaaactcatctaacggtgataaataggtTAGTGAGCATTACCACCACTtgagggtggtgagcaaaaTTTGCACTCTATAGACACTACTTCTACTTGAATTTACCTTCTTTAACCTCAAATTAGACTAAACTGTCATCCCAACAGCCTGACTCAAGTTTCCATGCCAAGTTACTCTGTCACCCTGGTTCCGTCATTAGTTGGTGGGTTGGCTCGTGTACATTCACATTTTAAATCATGTTTTGACGAGTTGATCGAAATTTAACTCAACTTTGTTTACGCTAAACTGAAAAGAAATTATGCTGGTTGTCAATTAACTATCAAATTTACAACTCGTTACATACTCATGTTCTTACTAATAAGCAATGGTTTTTGCAGGTTCTTTGGTCACATCGGCAGAAATGGATAGGAACACAAATACAATGTGGATTTACCCCAAACTTAGGCAGACGACCGTATAAAGTTGATTAGCCCCATTATCATTgaattaaagaacaaaaagatGATGTTTCTTTGTGTAATCGGCGCCCATGTGGTGGGTGGGCCCACGAAAACCAAAAATCGGATTCCACAAAGACTtgcttttaatttcttaattgaCATGTACACCTTGCAACTATCAATAACGATTATGCATTATTGCATCTTTCATCACAATTGAGATAATTTCTGAGTATTTATTTTTTgccacccaaaacccaaaaggaatATATTTTTATCTTCTTCCTATACCCtaataatgttggataaggatTCTTTCCGAATCATTTTTGTAAGTATTGTAAGAATAAATTCATTTTATTTGTtaatcgtacatcatgcggtcaactttcgttaggtactgtttgtgttatattttaaataaaatatttaaaataatttctgaccgcaagATGATTGATGAACGAATAAGATGAACTCATTcttaggatcctcacaaaaaaaaaatctggatAGGATCCTATTCCATACCCCAATACCAATGTACccccatttcttttcttttgatacCCACTTCCACCTCGACCTCCCTCAAATTCCAAAGGCTTTGTAGTTTGCACCCTTCACTTTGTTGAACAAAAAGACTGCAATGCTGGGGTggaaaaaaatttgtttcaagTTGGAGGGCATTTGAGCAAATTAGGAGCCAAAGGGTGCCCTATGAGGAatgccttttcttcttcttgctgtGGAAGGAGGTGGAGGCGGCGTGGGCGGGCATATGTCTTGTTGTGAGCCTTCACGCAACTCTTCTCTCCTCCCCATTGCCTCCTCATCCTTCGCCTCTAAGGTAAAGTTTGCATCCCCATTTCTATTTATTCCCGCAAGCTTCACCATTGCcaaccaaaataacaaaaaattaagacaGATGGTaacttttatttacaaaattacacTCCATCAACCAATCTAAAAGGGTCGTGATTTTCACATTTCCGTTTTGTGTTTCTGTCCcttgtttttttcttgaatttattcaatctaatgattagaaaaaagaaaaaccagagAGAACATAGTGCAAAAATCACTTCTcgtaaaaaaaattccaatttaaTGAATGTGATAAAATGTGGTGGTGGCTCATGAGAATGATCATTGTCAGTGGTGGGTAAATGATGGTGATAGTGATGGAAATTAGATAAATGTGGGAATAAATTTATGAGCACAATGTGAAGCGAAGCAAGCAAGAGAAAGAGGGttgtttttgaatttgatttttggaaaaataaataaaataaaattaatgaaatgcTAACCTTACAGCCGAGTGAGCAGAAACGAACAGGATCCAAGAGGCTTCTGCCACAGAGTTCACATATATGGGGAGATCCCTTACTGCCAGCCTTCGGCTGAGGCCTCTCATTCAGAAACATAACTCTGGCGCTGTTTATCACGTATGTCTGAACTCCGTTTATGTCTAATGCCTTCTGCACCTCTGAAACCCTCACCACATCATGGTATGAAGATCTCCTTATCTGCAAAAAACccaccaaaaaaattatgaaacttgAATATCACAACGCCAACAAAAATATGgggaaattttggtttttttgtttcgaACAATGTGATACCCCAAACCACTCTAATCGAAAAAGGGGATTTGAACTTGGTGGAAGGCGGTAGAGACATTAACCTGACAAACTGGCCTAACCcgctttctaaaaaaaaaaaatgttgagatAGAGGAAGAGGGTTGGTGGAAAAATTAATCAGGATTTTACCTGAATGACTTGGTGATCTTTGTGCCCGGAGGACCTGCAATAAAAGCAGAAAGCGTCTCCACTGCAATCTAAGCAGAACATGTTGCACTCACTTCTGGCGGCGTCTCCATGTGTACGGCAGACTCTGAAGAATGATGTGTTGAGCAACTGCTCCAGCCATGGCGGCACCAGCATTGTCCTGTCCTGTAAGATTTAtgaaacccaaaaagtcaaaaTGCAGATGGAAATGGGGGATATTAGAAAAAATGACCAAATGGGGTGCGTTTATCAGAAAGAAAGACAAGAACTTTACCATTGCGAGCAAATCGGTATCTAGAAAAATGTGATGCTTTTGCTTGGCTTGGAACTTTTTGTGAACCCAATGGCCGAAACGGTGAAATTTGCAGGCTCAGAGTACTTGCAGAGGAaaatgcagagagagagagagagagagagagagagagagagagagagagagagagaaggagagagaggaaaagCCTAAACGACCTGCAACTTAGACTTCAACAACAAAACAGCGCCTAGACTGGGAGACAAGGCTGATAAACTAATGTGGAGAGCGCTTAAGGATTGGACGGCTGAGGATTGGGCGTGGTGGCTGAAGCAAAGGGGCAGCCGTCGGATGGATTTGAGAGAGATGGGTAGGTTTGGCGCTTACGCTAATTTGGATCTTCTTTGCGTCTCTACTTAAGCGAATTAGTTGTTCATCAAGTGTGATCTGGCCCTTATTTCACTCCACGTGGCATATTTTACACGTGGCTCAACATGGTCGGTCCAATAATTATAGGAATCATCAATTAATTGATGAAGCTTAAGAGGGTAAATAGCGAAGAAAATGATGGTTTTATAACATTATGAATTTGTTTTCAAGATAGTGCAACATAAATTTCTCccttttaaaatatttgtatTTGACAATTAGTATTATGGTCCAACAATATTTCTCTTCccttgtaagtaagagatcttagtttcgattctcaccaaaaccgaaattattatggctagtccattatgaggcttaacgACTCCCCACCCCCTATTATACTTCAAAAGATAGTCGCACATGTTATGTTGTTCAATTATCAATTTCTTTAGGCAATATTTAAGCAGGATGCAATGGATGTGATTAAGTTTATGCTTTCCAAATATGGTTTTGataattatgataagtgatccAGCAAAAAAATGTGAATAGCAACTccttagagaaaaaaaatgaaaagttcTGGGTTTACTTTCACGTGTCGTCCAGGTTCTTAAAGAACACAACTCtcaaaaaatatatgatattttGGAACATGTTATGTTGATTTATCTCAGAAGGAAAATGCATGGGTGGAACTAGACTATCATATTAAGATAAACAAAGCCATATTAGGAAATTGCATGGGCGTTGCCAAGTAAATGTAGCCATGGCTTGTTGACTATTTAATAAACaagattacatttttttttaatccaataaTAAACAAGATTACACTGCTTACGTTTTGGTTGGTCACGCAAGGCTCTTTAAATGCATAATTTTAGGTAGGATGACACTTGagaaagaatttttttaaaatcgtCAATTGCTACATCATATATGATTTTCAAATATgatctaaaaaaataattttcttagcATTTTCCTTTTAGGCAAAATGTCATGTCGAAAGAATTTTTTATAATACGTTGATTACACCAAGAATGAGTTATTTCAAGCcttgtttatatatttatttttcaaaatatagtACGATTATAAAGCCGGCATTATTCGAATGGATTCCAGCACTTGAAAAGATAATAAGATGGTCGGTAGGAAATGATTTCTAATtccctttttattgtttttaatataagagaggatttttttttacttttttattttaaaacaaatgatattatctacactaaggtgTGAGATGAGCCAAGTcttacaatgagctagtaatataacggttcaaattttcctttcgcgataatcaaacctaagacctctcacttacaagtgaagaggaaccactaaaccgtagtactaagtggcaaataGAGGGTTTTTTAATGGGTGGCTTGACTAAGTTAAATTCACAGAGGTaataagttttattttattttattttttattttttgggtcaaacgatagatttgttagattagatgttatgTTAGAGAGTCAACAAGGTTTGAACCCATGATATGGTGCAAGGATAATACTCCTCTTCACTACTATGATAGAGGACCATTTACTGGTGGTTACAAGTTCACCTAATCATTGTTTAGAAACTTGTAAAATTGAACAAGTTAACCCAATTCAGTCCACAAATACACACTTATTGAAAACATTAGTAATTGTCTATTGAAAACTTTTAAAATGCTAGGAGTTGACCCAATTCATTCACTTGCATTTATCCATGACTATTTCTGTATTCGTTCAGTGGAAGAGCACCAAACGTTTGAATTAATTGTAACAGCAAGTTAAAACCTATCAAGCTCATTGGGACAACACCAATTAATACAATACCAATTGCATGGGTTTCTTTCCACCCATCTTGAGAAGATTATAAAAACATAAGAAAAGTGATCACTTGAATAGTGTTTTGGGCGCGACTATTTGCTtgtgtttttcttattttgcccAAGAGTATACGGAAAGAGAAGTTGAGTGGGAATAAGAATAATCTGAGATGATCTTGTTTATCAAAACAAATAAGATAACATAATACTTGATTTCAATGATTAAGTAACTAAAATCCTCCAATTTTAGTGTTATTTTAAATTGGTCTtaactttttaaatatttcttcAAGTATCCAGCCTTTTGAAAAAGTTAAGATGCCAAGCATTTGAAAGGAAGAAAACGGTACGTATTCCGACTTACTCTGAAAGGCATGGTCTTTGGGTAACTACCCATCCTCAGGGGGAACAAGTCATTTCCAATGCCTAATGAGGAGCAATTGTGGGACTATGGTGTTCCAGGGCCGGAGTAAGATGAATCGAAGTAGAACTACCTCAGAAGTCCGGTCATAGACTCAACAGCCTCCTTTGCATAACTGACTAAACAGATCAATGATGCCATCATCATCATATTCCAGAATAAGTGGGCGAACTTCGTCAACTTTGTTGAGATAGACCATTCTTGTTTCAAAAGATTCGGGAAACTAATCCAGCAAGGAATCAGCAGGTTTCCTATAAACTTGGGGTCCTTACGTTCTAAGGATTGGCGTGCACTGCAAGTAATCACCTTCaaaagaggatgcaatatctaaTTTCTAAATATCCTCATGGATTCTCCCGGTTTAATACGAATTCTACTATCGTAAAAGGTCATCTTCTCGACTGGTATAAATGTGTCATTCTAAGGTTCATCTCTGGTAAAGAAATCTCTGCCTACTTATTGTCTTGCCTACTACTTGAATCTTAATATTTCTTATTAACTTGACCATCGAAGAGCATTTGACCagcacacgcacacacacacacaaccccTTCTCCCCCGATCCAAGGCTTACTCATGGTTGTGTGTTCTTTTACAAGTTAATGAATTTGTGCATCTTTGTCACTCACGGTGTTGTGCGAATGTGATTAATCCAACATATAGCTTTCCattaatgctttttttttttttttgggtcctTTTGTTTAAGgctaaaatgaaaattttaagtttaattaaaatatgaGTGAACTTAACTTAAAATTGGTTGCCAATAAAGACACCCTTTTTGAATTTCTATCCTAGCTAGTGATCAAACGCATTATTAGATTGTTAAGATGTAACGTCTTGATTAGTACTTGCATCACCAGGTGTGTATTGATATATCAATGCCAGACACTACTACATGTAGTAAGTCCTACATATTTAATTTCCTAAGTGTTAGGCGCAGAACAactaatacacacacacacacacacacacacacatacagacatacatacatacatacatacatacatacatatatatatatatatatatatatatatatatatatataaagccttTAAAGAAGTGATGCccattttttaatgaaaatggggATTAATTGTTGGACCCACATCACATCGAACTTTAatgatccgaaccgtctatttttttaatttttatctcatagatcattcttgcaaaatacTAGTCAAATCAGATATATTTGATGCATCTAatggagttcaaagaaattgacgaatattttgttctttatgaaataatgaaatttcaatgtgataattaaatagtcAAATTGTTTCGGATTAAATTGAATCTTTGcaatgatgatctatgaattaAGACTTGCAGAGCAGACAGTTCGGATTGTTTGAATTCGACGTAGAGTGTGCTCTAAAAGTCTACAACTAGTCCctattttaacccaaaaatggGATTCATTTGGATAAAGGGCCTGATATACctgtacatacatacatgcatacatacatacatacgaGTCTGTTGaagtttgattttgtttagTTAAATAAGCTCGGCAGTTTATTTCGACAATATATTGATGGGGCTCTACTTGGTTGACATTCTTACTAGGTTTGATTCTGGAAATGTCATTAGCCTTTCACGATGAGAGAAGCAGAGATGATATTTGTAATTCTTCATTAGCTCTCATTAGCTTTTAAGGTTATCGGAGCAGACATTTATGATCACATGTATTTTATATTCATGAAATACTccaatataaaaaaacaaaaaaaagataaattacattttaaccCCTCAGGTTTGAGatcaatttcaattccttacaacatctttaaaacatttcaatttcatacatttacttaccattttatttcattttcatacatctgttagaaAATGTATTAAgtaaaccgttaagtgatgacgtgacaAATATGTGATCCATATTTGTGTTGATGTGATTGCCACATTTGTGCcctgtggtaaaaaaaaataatttttatgcatttaaaatataataataattaccctattaaaaaaaaaataaaaaaaaaaaaacgcaaacAAACCCATAAACCCCCGACCCACTTCTCCATCTCCTCTCTCTTCAcctccatcccttctctccCCCCAGACCCACTCCTCCCTCTTCATCCCCCTACCCCAAGGAACTCGACCCACCACCACCCTAGCCCAATCGGAAAAAAATTCACACTCTTCTTCCCACCCTAAATCTGTTGGAATATAAGTGCTTGTGCTAGAGAAATATTAGCATAACTTTTAgcattttaggtttaaatgtGAGCCATTGGATTATATTCCAATTGGACAACTAAGATGTAATCTTAGTGATAGTAGTGTGTGTTGCTATTTGTAGCTATCTTATAGGGTAGATTATATGAATGGTGGAGATTGAACTTTGTAAGAgataatctctctctcctcccaacGGTTTTATTCTTGCACATGCCTTGTGTGCTGAGTGTGAATGAATCAAGCATTTTTGCTCTGTGTGAATATCCTCTCTACAACTCTCTGAGATTTTCCAGAAATCTTTCATCTCCATTTTTCGCTTCACTCCTTACAATAGAGATCATAGTGTCTAGATTCTAACAAAATCCACCACCATGAATCGAGCTCTCCGACCTTGTGCACTAGAAGCTCGCCCACACAAATGGCTACCATTATTGTCGCCATTTGAAAACTCTGAATCGGCGAACCCAAGGCTGCATCTTTGAACCACCTTCATCTTGATCCGGTCATGGCCTCCGACCCACCGCTCCTAATTGACTGGACGCGAGTTTGAGGAGAAAGACGGCGGCGAGGGGACACAAGTGAATTGGAGAAGAAGGGTGAAGGTTATGATTTGTAAGGGATGGGAGGTGAAGAGGGAGGAGTGCGTCTGGGGAGAGAGAATGGATGTAGGTGAAGCGGGAGGAGATGGAGAAGTGGGTTGGGGGTTTCGGGGTTTGtttgcctttttattttttttaatagggtaaatattattatattttaaatgcataaaaaattattttttttgtcacgtggcacaaatgtgaATCCCATAattgccacgtcatcacttaatgatttacttaacagattttctaacggatgtatgaaattgaaataaaatgataagtaaatgtatgaaattgaaatgttttaaagatattattAAGAATTGAAATCGACTACAAACCTGagagggtaaaatgtaatttacccaaaaaagaagaatttttatcatatattaaaCTTCATCTTATCATTTCCTTTGACAAATTCTCTGTGATATCAAATATAATTAGCTACCGAACATAATATTTAAACATTTATTTAAAAGTGTTGGGAAATAATTATGCGATTAAAAATAACATTGTGGTACCTAAGACATGAGTACTTTATAAGCCACTCATTTGGTCCTAAGATTTATAAAGACTATTAATTCAATAGTTGTCAAATTATCAATAATTTAATACCACTTTcatgattttgaaattgatcaCCTTAGATGAAGCTCTTACAATATGGAAATCAGTTGCTTATTATCTCTCGTGATAtagaattaataattttttgtacaaCTTTCTACAAATCTACTTATATTgtaactttttgttttgtttacaaTTTAATAGTGTGTTGTTCTGTATGAACTATAAAAATGATAAATCACAGCTAAATGTGTAATGCATAATGTGTATAAATTATTGTATGGTAGAAAGAATCATCTCTACACGAGTATAATTTGAGAAAGACACGAGATATAAATCTTGTCAATTTTTGAGTTCCCTCTTGTGAGAATTACACGAGTAAGTATCAGAATATCATGGATATATGATCATCTATTAGATAACGTCCTTTTGTCTTTTTATTAACTTCTTAGCTCTTAAGAAACGTACTATTTCATGTAAAACAATATGAAACTTCTGAGAAAGATAGACAAAGCCCTTTAACCTTCATGAAAAAGCATTTATTTTTGCCCGTGAAAGAAGAAAGGCGATAGGAAAAAGGAAGCTAGCAAGGCATGGACAATGATGTGAAACCGATGCATATTCTGCGGAGAGATGAGACTCAAAAGCTCACTGGATGCCCAACCGAAAGACTAGTAAAGAGGAGAAATCATTCATTGTGTCCTGAACACAAGTGATATATTACGTGTTATTGTATAAGTAGAGAGAAGTTAGGTTTATTATTtaagtttttgttaattttttaacataaatatctcactacttgtataatgacatgtaatGTGTTATGTCGTGTTTCAAagatactgaaaaatctctccaaagaCTCGTTTTCAAATTTTGCCATCTGTATTAGTAATAATCTATGTATATCTtagattctttttatttttttgtctccATCCGTAAGTTGCTTTCATTTGTATTGCTTAGGCCGCACCACTTgggttcaaaacttcaaaaaaaaaaaaaaaaaactttataacTTCATGATTGatgaatcaaatttaaaattatatacaAAAGCTAGGGATCGGATTAGTTTAAGGAGGCTGCTAACATCCAAAGGAAAATTTGTACTTTGACTGATGTGATAATTTCTCTGTATAGTTCTAAATACTTATTATCTCTCTAAAAGATAAAGCAATTGACTTTAATTCGTGTAGTATTTGTTTAAAGGTGTTCTTATTGACACCTTAAAAATTTTATTGGACACTCTTTCTAACTCTTATCTTCTTTCCAGAATGCCAATGACAACATCCTTAATTATACTTTACTCATTTTTATAGTTATAAAGTTTAAGGTATGACGGAGGGAGTATGCAACACTTTCTTTTCACTAAAATATTGGTGGAGTTCAACTTGTTTAAGACTAATTTCTAAATCAAAGGACCGAAAAAGGCATGCATGTTCCACAATCTTTATGGAACGAAAAAGGCATGCACGTGTCACTTTAACGTAATCTAAATTTCACGTGAAATTTGTTCGTAAAAATAGTTTCACATGAAATTCAAACAACTCGTTCGAAATCATGTGCCAATTACATAGTGTATATAACACGAGATTTCTTTCCCCTCTTGTTATGTTGTTAACGAATTGGCGGATATGGCTATTCTGAAAAAGAATCATGCTCACCTGATCAATTTGTGGGACCATGGTTTTTTTAGGGTCGGAGTAAGGCTGATCCGAATATTGATACCTCAAAAGTCCCGTAATAGACTCACCAGCTCCAAGCAGAG
Coding sequences:
- the LOC137713885 gene encoding protein RGF1 INDUCIBLE TRANSCRIPTION FACTOR 1-like — encoded protein: MDRTMLVPPWLEQLLNTSFFRVCRTHGDAARSECNMFCLDCSGDAFCFYCRSSGHKDHQVIQIRRSSYHDVVRVSEVQKALDINGVQTYVINSARVMFLNERPQPKAGSKGSPHICELCGRSLLDPVRFCSLGCKLAGINRNGDANFTLEAKDEEAMGRREELREGSQQDICPPTPPPPPSTARRRKGIPHRAPFGS